AAATTTAACATTACAAATTAGTTTTAGcattttcaaatatattatatggtGTAATAGAATTCTTTAATCAACTACAGTTACAATCaatgttttataatatattatatatcattGAGKGKatttttctttatttttattagcaATCAAGCTcgatttatatttttacttatacTTTCAttcatttcatttataataatgaaaagaaaacttACTCTactagaaaaaaatataactaagtaaattaattaaaacacAAATTTTTAGCTACGTTAAGAAGTAGAGTATTCCGTGTAGTTCttttatcattataattTGTTAGGTAATgtttataacattattttcaaatataatttctGATAATACAAGGTTTTTTAtaagaagaaatatattttatttaatataatactattataataacattttagaTACTTTTTATTAACTATTTActatttacattataatCCATAACACAAGAACTGTATGATGTAATTTCTAATTTCTAATACAAATTCAATattgaacaaaataatataattcgtTATTTTAATAAGTAGCCAACACttcttataatattatgcTACATAACATCCATACATTATTATAACTGCATATAATACattaaaatacaaaatagcATATTAAAAGATATGcttacattaatttttacttataggtgttcatacaaatgtaaatttcaataatataaaaaaaattacgtgaTACTTATATAAATACGAACGAATGAAATCGaagttttaataaatattattttttttacttcaacatatatatttctctttcataatttattatgctcaatatttataaacattATTCTGTTGTagatttatttattataacaaaattttagtCTAAATttaactaaaaataaatatatatatcatatatttataggttttttctaaatattaaaaaactttttatatatcaataCATTACCTCTAGTTAAGTATATACCTTAGTAGATCTCTCTCAAAAAACTCAAAGGATTCATTTATCTTGatgttatgaaaaaatattaaaatcaATTATGGCGGAATcaattgtatatattaaatttttatattaatattctattcaatgtattatatataatattttttttgttttacctattagatatttttattaaaatgttatttcatgtatttttataataaaatatgtttttacatttttagtATACTTACGTAGACCAATTTCCTGATTTGgcttcaaaaatttttgGGAGTGGGAATGTTACTGAGggcacaaataaaaaaaattgtgaagcttttaataattcaaaattaaaaacatataatggtaaggaaaaacaatttatcaataaatgcacaaaaattgttaattatatTGACAATGTAGGAGCAGATGTATCAGCAAAACCTGCATATTTTAAGTACGTCAATTACTGGCTTTATGATACGCTAAACGATGTGAAtccattttcatataatgaattattagacgagttttataataaaatagaaaaatttagGAATTGTAAAACTTATAAAAAGTACATTaatgaagaaatatataatggaTTTAAAGAATTGCATAAACTATATGACCATTTTAATGAGTATAAAACAGAATCAATAAAGGAAACAAAACCTTCCTGTGGTAAAGGAGACGAATGTGCTGActtatatgaattatatgtACGTAAATGCAAATGGATGCATAATCCTGATTATTGCAGTagtttagaaaaatttaaggatgaatatgataaatataggatcccaaaaaataaatgcttaGACAGTATGAAATACTTAACGCCAGTCGGATATAATCCagtagcaaattttttaaacgtaACCTTGGCAATGTCAATAATAACTTTtgttttcatatatttttacaaggTTTGTAATAACACTATTCTAAACCTTTTTTAATACAcattaatgaaaattttctattatataaatgttatatttttacatatatcacacttttttccaaatattaGTTTACATCATTTGGCTCGTGGTTACGCCCTAGACTACCagggggtaaaaataaaacgaaaaaattagaaaagaaaatgcaagaattaaaaagtacACCAGACGTTAGAAATAGTCGATACACATTACCATATCAGTCATCATAATCCTAACTTGAATATAAAGTataatcataatattttagtaaatttaaataaaaataataattttgaaaaaatgtaattaacAAATAGACTagtaagaaaaataacatgagaaaaatgataatattttatattactaaTTCTAAAAGGGAATACATTaacaatattaaaataaaataaaaaatatatgaataaacaattatttttgaaCGTGTTCTAGAAAGgcatttataaatacaaaagaaTTCTGatccttttatatatatttgaacTATAAATCCATATATTCATGTATGTCTAATATACTCTTTAATATATTGTAAGTTATATATGTAGTGCCAAAAAGGGgttattactttttaataacaatatatatttttactttgtAATAATGTATGTCATTAAATCGTATTACCAATAAATG
The sequence above is drawn from the Plasmodium vivax scf_6690 genomic scaffold, whole genome shotgun sequence genome and encodes:
- a CDS encoding variable surface protein Vir1-like (encoded by transcript PVX_067690A), with the translated sequence MAESIYTYVDQFPDLASKIFGSGNVTEGTNKKNCEAFNNSKLKTYNGKEKQFINKCTKIVNYIDNVGADVSAKPAYFKYVNYWLYDTLNDVNPFSYNELLDEFYNKIEKFRNCKTYKKYINEEIYNGFKELHKLYDHFNEYKTESIKETKPSCGKGDECADLYELYVRKCKWMHNPDYCSSLEKFKDEYDKYRIPKNKCLDSMKYLTPVGYNPVANFLNFTSFGSWLRPRLPGGKNKTKKLEKKMQELKSTPDVRNSRYTLPYQSS